The Xenopus tropicalis strain Nigerian chromosome 1, UCB_Xtro_10.0, whole genome shotgun sequence DNA segment CACCAATTCTGCCTATCCTAACATCAGTTCATAAGATCTTCTACACAATACCCAGTTATTTACATTTCATCACAGGTTCTGACAGCACTGGAGTTTAATGGATCTTTGCCCATCCATGGTGGGTGTGACACTGATATCAACCACATTATTCCCAGGAGAATCTTCATGGGCTGCCCTGTCCGCCATCTGTTTCTGTGACACTATGCGATAGATCTCTGCAGAAGACAAATTAATTATGTGAGATAAAGCAACATTGGTCACAAAATATTTTGTACAGAATTTCAGCTTAACAGCAAGTCACAAAACATTGCTGTTGTTTCTATGAGAACTTACTGCAACTTACTGCAAAAAGGCTCAAAGCTTGCATCTGCTTGTGCTAGTTGCACTAGTGTAATTTTGGGCATCACTTGTTTAGGCCATGGGTGTATACTGCCCTTTTGTATGTGGCCTATAGTTTTACAGCCAGATAATCaatgtaaaaaatggtgtaatgATTGATTAGTTTTACTAAGCAATAACTAAAAATCCAAAACTAATTCTCCAAGACAATTACCAGTGCACATATAGTCCTCCTGTATCTTTGCTCttataatctaattatctgcctggCAAGgcccaaacatggagtagcttcaatttccatTTTTGGCCTGTTTAgctaagaaatagaaaaaaaacatagatttttctgtcattaaaacaacaggcaaaatcTATGTTTAGAATAACCCATTTTTATTGAGCTCAGGTTGGACAAGGGGCCCtttcaggggtgctgctgccataagggGAGTTGAGAGACTTGCCTCAGATGACAGCACCTGGCAGgttaccagaggcagcaaaaagcctctcctggtaacttaaagagacaaactagtgatgtggcccccctCTTGGGGCAGCTAGGACCCCTCAGGTGGCACTGGGCTCCTTTAACAGCAAACAATAATCTAAACAAAGGAATTAATTCGAAACCAGTTTTGAGGTTTGAATTTGACCCTGCAATAAAAGCTGGACTCTCTCAAAAGGTTGAAACCTTAGTTTAATGCCATACACAATATTTATACTGTAATCCCACATAGCAATGCATCCATATCTGTGCAGAGAATTGCTGCAGATGATTTTGAAGAAAATTAGGTGAATCAATGCAAATGCTGATCTATGTgggtaaatataaaacattttgtgtGCTCTAACATTTGTGTCAGCTTGCTAACTTGGGTATGGGCGCAAACCTAAAAGGGAATGCTCTACTACTTGGATTTCATTACAATTAGGAActgccaagtgtggggcctgcaAATGCCCTTTGTCATAGTTTCAATGATTTgatgtatttatattaaatgcatttttatcatgAATAAAAACGATTGGAAACAAAGAAAAGACACAGATATTAACTAAATAGTTCTATTTCATCAAcacaaaataacaaaattattGCAAATGCTGTTACCCCTTATTACCTCTAGTCATTTAAAATGGTCAAATGTagcttaaagaagaagtaaagttAAATCAACAGAGGgttgggtgccaaatgttaggcaccccccagtggttTTAATGGCTTACCTGAGACCCcaggtgctcctgttagctgGATACTGCACCAGACCAGGGTAGCTCTGTAGGAGCACCAAAGAGCGATCTTCTTCCATTACTTTATTCTTTATACCTggtgtgcatgtgcagtaagATGAAAAGCCAACCTAAATAataaagccagctttttcactcaTCTGCATATGCGCTGGCGTGAAGAAGGTTTCTGCTACAgaagcaccggcccagggttGAGGTAAGTGGTTTTATTCGCTAGGTGGTGCCCAACATTTGTTACCCCACAGTGATTATAATCTTACTTCTCCTTTATGAACAGTATAATTATTGTGAATTTCTTATAATCATTTATAAAAAGTTCTGTAACATTACTATTCACTATACCAGCAGTACAGTTAAATATTCAAGCATTTATATGAGACTTGGGTTTCCTTGTACAGTTATCTGGCTCATATACCAATCAGCCATGAGTTTATCAGACTGGAAAATCTGCCTGGTCAGTTTTCCTGCATGATAATACCCGCTCCTCAGCAAAGTTCTTGTCCTCTGATGTGATGTTTGCAAGGAGGAGGACATGAGACATATCTCTCTGTTGCACTCAGAGGAACAAAGACATGCAATCAGGATTTCTGGTGAGGCCCCAaaagcctgggcctagggcggcacaaagttaggggcggcatgccacccagcttGCCACTTTGCTCATAtagggagcactggggacaggatgcacagaaaacttcagcgtgtCCAATCCCAAGTGCTCTCAATGTGAGATAAATGGATGCACATGCAGGGAATGGGGACTGAAATTATAAATCTGGTGTTGCATGCAATACACAGTCCACAAAGTGGAGGttataaaccatatatttttttcttttttattatccatttgaaagctggaaagaagcagaagaggaaggcaaataactaaaaaaatatacaaaacagtCCTAATTCGCACATTCTAAAATAGAAATTAGCGTACATATCTGATCTTTACCTGTCAGGATGTTCTTAAATGACTCCTCCACATTGGTTGAATCCAAAGCGGAAGTTTCGATGAATGATAAGTTATTCTTTTCTGTCAGAGAGAAATGAGTAGGGTGCTAAATTACAGTTGCAGGGAAAACAGTTTTTCCAATGAAATGAAATTGTCCGTCAATGTGAAGGTTAGTGTTTTCTATTTCTGAAGTTCAAACAGGAAATAAGAATGGTTGATAAGCTCTATAGTAATCATGGGTTTGGAATGTACCAAGGGCAAAAAATGTGCTTAACTGCAGATCCCTGTGGTGTGCACTTTCTCTTGCTGTAtgtgacaaaagaaaaaaaaaagctaaaggaAAACTAGTCCTAAAGGAAGATGTGGCTGTGTTGTCTTTTGTAATAACATATGATATAGCTGCCAGGTTTGGAAAGTCAGGCCTATGCCCCACTTCTCGTGTACTATGGTCACATTGagatttagtatcacaatattgTACGATGAGAGCTCATTTACTTTAAATTGCAGGTTGAAAAAATGAATTCAAATATTTCCCACAATGCCGCATTCCTTCCCAGAATGCTAGAATTAACGCACCTGCCTCAAACAGGTTTAAGTATAGGAGGCCCTATACTTACTGCCTGTCAAGTGACAGGAATCTCCTGGGCCAGAGAATACAGAACCTTGCATCACTAGGTGAAATTGGCATACTGGAGCGGTTAAGTGCAGTTACTACAGCTGTATATAGCTATTTATTATCTCTCAGTTTACAATAAGTAGGAAATGTAGATGGTTTTCCTGCTAAAGTTGTACCTGAAGAGCTCCACGTCCAGCTATTTCTGACTGGTCTTGCCCAAATTATATTAGCTTCTTTTAAAAGAATTAAAACAGGGATTATAGCAACGCATGTGAATGTATTTAATCAGGAAATAGCTCTAGAACAGCAAAGGTTTGTAGTTGGTATGTAGGGTTTCCACTTTTTAAGAACAAATTTACAGGCCAGCGGGGTCCAGAGAAGGCTCAGGAAGGTCCAGGCCTTGGTAGGTGTTTTACCGGCTAGGTCAGTAAAATACCggcctggtggcaaccctatcggTGTACCATCTGCCTGTTTTTCAGGCACACCCTGGCAACTTATGAGAAATAATTTAGATTATTTATGCTACAACTTTCATCAGAATTAAAATTCATCACAGTACCAGAGGTTTTCTTGCCAACTAGAAAAACTGGAGTAAGATCACACCTGCAAATGCACGAGCCTCATCTGTGGGGACAGCACGAAGGTGACGCAGGTCGCTTTTGTTCCCAACCAGCATTATGACAATGTTGTTGTCTGCATGGTCCCTCAGCTCTTTGAGCCAGCGCTCCACATTTTCATAGGTCAGATGTTTAGCAATGTCATAAACTAACAGTGCTCCCACTGCACCCCTGTAATAACTGAGAGAGAAATAAAATGATTCTCAAAAATTCCCTCAGTAAGTGCTTATCATTTATCTCAAGCCACTATACCAGTGAGTCGGGCATTCCAAGAGTCACTTCTGCCTCTTCTATGCTCAGCTATTGCCTGATATACTAGGAGACCCACCTGAAACCCTCTGTCTGCTAACTGCACTGATTTACTGGAATAGAGTATTATTTGAATAATATCCTTCATCTATTAAAGATTTGTTCCTGTGAAAAACAGAAACACATCAGTATCACTTAAAGACCCTTTAGTTGTGGACCTTCTGATACTTACGCAGATGTGATGGCTCTGTATCTCTCTTGTCCAGCCGTGTCCCAGATCTGAGCCTTTATAGTCTTGCCATCAACCTGGATGCTCCGGGTGGCAAATTCCACACCGATGGTACTTTTACTCTCCAAGTTAAATTCATTACGAGTAAAACGAGACAGCAGGTTACTCTTACCCACTCCGGAGTCTCCGATCAGAACAACTGTGGGGAGGAAAAGGGGAAAGGTAACTTGCAAGATGCCCGTAAATGTGTAATTCAGCAATGACCAAATTGTATTGTTCTGCTTGTTCGGGCCAGCTGTTTCTTTTCTCACTTCCTTATCAGCCATGTGATTATGCACCCGCTATGAAGGTGCATGGACTAATAACATTATAAGTATGGACAGATGGACTATTACTCAATAAAATTATAAGATGGTATTGCAACTGGCCTCTGAAGGTaccataaatacatacatacattattggtTAATTCCTCTAAACTTTCTGACCAGATCTGTAGTAGCAGAATTAGGGAATATACACAATGTACAGTACTCACATTGAATTAAAAGAACAATTAAAGAAACTGACACACCCTAACAATGATGATTTGTTCTGGATGACATGTAAGAAGAAAACTTGATCCCTAAAGGCCTTCAAGTTGAAAAATTCAAATGAGCAAACCAGCTGATTTGCAGAGCAACTATGGATCAGGAATTCTGAGAGGCTGTGAAACCCAggtctggaactaggggtagacagtaaaggcatgtgtctagggcacaacagtgaaggggcaaaataaataccttttctgtctgcctacccttagtttaGGTCCTGGGTGAGGGAAAGGGTACTAGGAATCTGGCATTCTTTGCACACACATGGAGGTCTCCTTTCCTGCATTCTCTGCTGTCATCTTGTTCAGGGGAGGGGGAGGCACAAGTTTGCCGTGAGTCTGGCATTGATGACCTCTTCAAAGTTTGCTACAACATCACAGCAAATGTATAACAGGATATTCAAAAGATCAACATTCTGCTAGGAATAACATACTAACCAGAGGACATAAGCTGCATCCTTACCACCAGacctagactggcaatctatggattctggcaaatgccacaggggctgctgtaagatgctatagacagtcactatttagtggaaaggtgggggctgtttgggcctctgtgtacttgaaatgtcaaggCCTATTATGAATCCCAGTGCAGACCTGCTTAACACAAATAAATCTACTTAAGCAGACAACAGAACTACATCAGAAGCAAACAAAGGTAAAcagatgatttttagtagacgtaagctgagatccaaattacagaaagacctcttatccgaaATAACcctaggtctcaagcattctggataacaggtcccatttttCTTTCTACTTCTACACCAAATAAGGCTAAAATATCAGTATTATCTAAAGGGCTCATATTCTGTCCTGCTAAGCCTATTGAAACAATCAGATTGTGCAGTGACATGGAAGAATAGTTCCATGACAAAGAGCAATTTGCCACAGAGAAGCCAGAACAAAACTAAAATAACCTTACTAAAATATACACATAGATACAAACTTCAGAAACCAAACCCCATGATGGCATAATGGATATCTCCCATCACAGGGTCGGAACAGAAATTCTGGTTTTAATGCAGGATAAGCTTTCCAACCTTAATTGACAAGAACAAAATGTAAAGACAGCTTTCTAGGGCTACAGTCAAACCAGCATAACTGCTAACCTCACCTGCACCTGCAGGCATGACATCGCTCTGGTTGCAGACACaaggagcagattttggtgcaaaacTGAATCCTGCAGCGTTTCTGCTCTGAAATCTGCTAAGCATGTCTGCATCCAGATGCAGGAACAACATGGAGTCTAGCCTAATAACATCCATTACTGTTAGCTGCACAAGGATCCAGTGATATCTATTAGTATAGCAAATAACTTAATGTAATGTAAGGGGTCATATAAACACACTTAATTTCTGAGGATTCAAAAGTAGGCTGCTTATACATACTTCCAAAAATCCATAATGTGGGTCATCCAGGTAGACCTATATTGGGTCTAGTTGGGTCACTCCTTTAAAGTTGAGGAAATgagcttttatttgaagcagcataggtggttctttatggtgagggcagtttgtggaatgccctgcttgTTGATATTGTGATGgcaattctattaatgcctttaagagtggcttgtcttggacaagcataatatccataGCTTAAgatctttttaaaatttttttaataataactgCAGAATTTAGgacaaacaaataaaacacattagggttgattcactaaaggtcgataaaacgtgtattatttatagcgtgcgctgaaaattttatcgcgtctaattttttgcgaaTTAACGCACGATTCCCTAAAatcatacttgcgttaatttacacgcgatgctgcttgcgttattttagttgcgAATACTATTTtagtgcggtatttgacggaacgcgcgctaatcaacgcaccgcgtacaAATAGTCGATGCGTGCGAAAAAatgcatgccatgttagccatacacaccattactttcggaaaattactgtactgaaaatgaccatttccctgcaaactggaggatgcatcactctagggccaacacatacttgaataaatcccactacaaagtccatattgtgttgccaaaagctcattaactgtacttttctataattaccgcctgcctcaagtaggtgttaattttcgcacagacaaatgcaatatttagcgcgtttaagtgtttgtgaatcatgcgttagtctTATTTCAGCGTACAagttaacgcatgcattaaaattaacgcattcggtagcgcgaaatttaacgcacgtgatatgcgacttaatgcatgcgttaatactttagcgaatcgcgtgtttttttccatgccaattttaacgcaaaaaagcgtgcaataaaacttatcgacctttagtgaatcaacccttttgccTTCAAAatgtacacatatatacacatattacaTACATCCAGTACAGTACATATTTAGGCATTGTAAGTGATAAATATGCCTCATGAATCAACCACTTGTTTTAGTAAGCCTTGCACCTGTGCCAAAAAGGGTAACTGCATTGAAATAATCAGAATTGCTACTCTGAACAATGGAGTAAGCAATTTATAAATATAAGAACATTACCGTACAGGCAAATAAAAATGAGCAACACAGCTGAGTTGTGTTTTTGTCCAGGAAGGAAAAGTGCTGCTGACTGTGCAGGGAAGAGAGGTAGAAATTAGGAGGGGAGGGCCTGACACACACAGATAAGAGTAACCTCTGGAGGGATCAGCTAATACTAATCAGCATCTGTCCCTCAAATAGCAGGATGGGTCACACAAATGGACCACAATGAAGAAAATGCATTTCCCAACACTGTTAGAGCCAATgtgctgccccccttctctggaactcctacaatctgtcagactttctcccaatctctctgccttcaaaggATCTCTAAAGAcaaatttatttagagaagcttaccctaatttaacataacctcagtgtgttgctaaataaataacctgtgccacacctctcacaactctggtcatgcccattcccacaccttgtgtctcattcctttctccttgtagattgtaagctcttttgggcagggctccctttacctcttgtatcggttattgattgcttcatatgttactctgtatgtccaatttaagaaacccacttattgtacagcgctgcagaatatgttggcgctttataaataaatgttaataattatattGTGAGAGCAATtttggtgaggccacaaa contains these protein-coding regions:
- the rab11b.2 gene encoding RAB11B, member RAS oncogene family, gene 2 — encoded protein: MGTRDDEYDYLFKVVLIGDSGVGKSNLLSRFTRNEFNLESKSTIGVEFATRSIQVDGKTIKAQIWDTAGQERYRAITSAYYRGAVGALLVYDIAKHLTYENVERWLKELRDHADNNIVIMLVGNKSDLRHLRAVPTDEARAFAEKNNLSFIETSALDSTNVEESFKNILTEIYRIVSQKQMADRAAHEDSPGNNVVDISVTPTMDGQRSIKLQCCQNL